One segment of Monomorium pharaonis isolate MP-MQ-018 chromosome 6, ASM1337386v2, whole genome shotgun sequence DNA contains the following:
- the LOC118646329 gene encoding uncharacterized protein LOC118646329 has protein sequence MLYGSTLRLPGEFFIDEDLPADPEIFIEKHREHMRLIKSRPTAHHCKTTPFHHPALSDCSHVWLREDCLKKSLQPPYSGPFRVVKRVNEYLFTIDIAGKIVNVSTERLKPAFLPKEIPLDHLAVSFPATSSIPSVLPSRPLRTYCGPKKKVRFAT, from the coding sequence ATGCTTTATGGATCTACTCTTCGTTTACCTGGAGAATTTTTCATTGATGAAGATTTGCCTGCGGatcctgaaatttttattgaaaaacataGAGAACATATGAGATTGATTAAATCCAGACCTACTGCTCATCATTGTAAAACTACTCCTTTTCATCATCCTGCTTTGTCTGATTGTTCTCATGTTTGGCTCAGAGAAGattgtttaaagaaatcacTTCAACCACCTTATTCTGGCCCTTTTCGTGTTGTTAAACGTGTTAATGAATACCTTTTTACTATTGATATTGCAGGTAAAATTGTTAACGTCTCCACGGAACGTCTCAAACCAGCCTTTTTACCCAAGGAAATTCCTCTGGATCATCTTGCTGTTTCTTTTCCTGCCACTTCATCCATTCCTTCAGTTTTGCCTTCTCGACCTTTAAGAACATACTGTGGTCCCAAGAAGAAAGTTCGTTTCGCAACGTAG
- the LOC105836270 gene encoding uncharacterized protein LOC105836270, with protein MTSFGRGRGWSSLNQDQGLRRPGGGGGSKILKDIIDKLVSYDERECVPPQLVQEIVDLLTVAVNEDSLRYVCDSLWKQAVYHSLTIKIAMIFSDNKIALLEDSSKNSIRSRFLRFLQDNYMSKEKDRLEDRKTFANKVLLHAEVYYHMRLSDGNRLKILAEPLIQYLEDLLQDNPKDNIYFIMIQILRSGKDLYAACPGGLENLIMTIRQLLVKENLQSPENYAALLLVIELVNNDYEIKDTRVKHFYFSNIKSLSFEHPFSHEELKVIATTENDNQLREVENNQRIIRDETKNDISEHGSYSKNSSVPRAIRGSGALDKPKKGNINAKSNLLRTTPPREKNKGWGHDDRFHEHYE; from the exons ATGACTTCGTTCGGTCGTGGTCGTGGATGGTCCAGTCTGAACCAGGACCAGGGTCTACGTAGAccggggggagggggcggCAGCAAGATCCTGAAGGACATAATAGATAAGTTGGTCTCCTACGACGAGCGCGAGTGCGTCCCACCGCAGCTGGTCCAGGAAATTGTGGACCTGCTGACCGTCGCGGTCAACGAGGACAGTTTGAG ATATGTGTGTGACTCTCTTTGGAAGCAGGCTGTGTACCACTCATTGACCATAAAGATAGCCATGATATTCagtgataataaaattgctcTGTTGGAAGACAGTAGCAAAAACAGTATACGAAGTCGCTTCTTACGTTTTTTGCAGGATAATTATATGT CTAAGGAAAAAGATAGACTAGAGGATAGGAAGACATTTGCCAATAAGGTCTTACTTCACGCAGAGGTTTATTATCATATGAGACTGAGCGATGGGAATAGATTAAAGATATTGGCTGAACCGTTAATTCAATATTTGGAGGATCTACTGCAAGATAATCccaaagataatatttatttcattatgatACAG ATTCTTAGATCTGGTAAAGACCTCTATGCAGCATGTCCAGGAGGATTAGAAAACTTAATCATGACAATTAGGCAACTATTGGTAAAAGAAAACTTACAGAGTCCTGAAAACTATGCGGCATTATTGCTAGTGATAGAATTAGTCAATAATGACTACGAAATTAAGGACACACgagtgaaacatttttatttctcgaatATTAAGTCTCTTTCTTTTGAACATCCATTTTCTCATGAAGAATTAAAAGTGATCGCAACGACTGAAAATG ATAATCAATTACGAGAAGTTGAAAACAATCAACGAATTATAAGGGACGAAACGAAAAATGATATATCCGAACATGGCagttattcaaaaaattccaGTGTTCCAAGAGCAATACGGGGTTCGGGTGCATTAGATAAACCAAAGAAAGGAAATATTAATGCAAAGTCAAATTTATTGAGAACAACACCACcgagggaaaaaaataaaggttGGGGTCATGATGATAGGTTTCATGAGCATTATGAATAA
- the LOC105836271 gene encoding acyl-CoA-binding domain-containing protein 4, with protein MTTEEKFNAAVNVIRSLPKNGAYQPSHEIMLRFYSYYKQATEGPCQQSKPAFWEVIKKAKWDAWTRLGNMSRTEAMNNYVEELKKIVETMSYTDNVATFLGSLDSFYESVPAEDLELLVGPVLERIRSQPGSPLSGSPLASRETSPHRVMNASRHITSSLETSPTSSRTASPLPQDTDGEEEVFIDTVESAPERAQKDALKSATVPHKVQITANGIDHSNTENVIKESTELTNGYSNANGHTEIVSENQRERGRQRTKKDDNKVNAEFLNQIATTMQNLQRDLDRITGRVRSLEGQALQALAPQTEHTARRRYAKWWPLQECPPRLFVLLILWPFVAHLLINFMQRYRQRRL; from the exons ATGACGACAGAGGAGAAGTTCAACGCCGCCGTGAACGTGATCAGGAGTCTGCCGAAAAATG GAGCGTATCAGCCTAGCCACGAGATTATGCTGCGCTTTTATTCGTACTACAAACAAGCAACCGAGGGACCCTGCCAACAATCTAAGCCTGCGTTCTGGGAGGTAATCAAGAAAGCGAAATGGGACGCGTGGACACGCCTTGGCAACATGAGTCGTACAGAAGCCATGAATAATTATGTGGAGGAACTAAAGAAa ATTGTCGAAACAATGTCCTATACGGATAACGTGGCAACGTTTCTCGGCAGTTTGGACTCCTTTTACGAGAGCGTACCGGCCGAGGATTTGGAATTACTCGTGGGACCAGTATTGGAGCGTATACGCTCCCAGCCGGGATCACCATTGTCAGGTTCGCCATTag CATCCAGAGAAACATCACCGCACAGGGTGATGAATGCTTCTCGGCACATAACGAGTAGTTTGGAAACCAGCCCGACTAGCAGTCGTACTGCGAGCCCGCTGCCACAGGACACTGACGGCGAAGAAGAGGTTTTTATAGATACTGTTGAg tCAGCGCCGGAGAGAGCGCAAAAGGACGCACTCAAGTCCGCTACTGTTCCGCATAAGGTACAAATCACAGCGAACGGAATCGATCATTCAAATAcagaaaatgttataaaagaGAGCACCGAATTGACTAATGGATACAGCAATGCTAATGGTCACACGGAAATAGTATCGGAGAATCAACGAGAGCGAGGTAGACAGAGAACGAAAAAAGACGACAATAAAGTCAACGCGGAATTCCTGAATCAAATCGCGACGACTATGCAGAATCTTCAGAGAGATTTGGATCGTATAACCGGCAGAGTGCGAAGCTTGGAAGGGCAAGCCCTGCAAGCGCTGGCACCACAAACA GAACACACTGCTAGGCGCAGATATGCAAAGTGGTGGCCATTGCAAGAATGTCCACCGCGCTTGTTTGTCCTACTAATATTATGGCCATTCGTCGCTCACTTGCTTATCAACTTTATGCAGCGTTATCGCCAACGAAGACTGTGA